One genomic segment of Esox lucius isolate fEsoLuc1 chromosome 15, fEsoLuc1.pri, whole genome shotgun sequence includes these proteins:
- the zgc:163014 gene encoding RING finger protein B isoform X6, which yields MSHYHCPNKSWFSVLGNGSFYQARQPSQLMFWCLTWEGDWNADLVKEATEKGRRGVYGKILLTVCGENEASFISNIPLVPRKCSSPVDHNNSHLSQTQLNNTGIQMVNDKITTLNSSQLKNSICYAELKTETTEINDSNLSEKPSVWPTDKTPRQTVIGKRGHFAWSPEHCDTTQEETGQASCSKRSKLYNFDKTGKWTTNCKAVCPSKRWSHSMVLSDPETAIVIGGEASEQTPCLDSLWKLEIDNDFWFQMNSLTSGTGPLCACGHSATYDSESKALYVYGGLREGQRYSELYILNTLTWKWKLVTAKGDVPMLAYHSATIYNKELFVFGGVHPSHCHGGKTCSNALYIFNPEFELWYQPIIEGARPLPKFGHTTTLLSNQLLIFGGRTTASYLNDLHILDLGFMEYTAVKYENMPPLPRGYHAALPVSHNRMMISGGCSAIGALQDIHIFNVDTSMWSSVVSPLLWTKPRAGHSMIHLEGSVLSSADKQKQGEDANTHYTLLVFGGCDCAGTFYNDTVKCTLEIPDEKRGP from the exons ATGTCCCATTACCACTGCCCAAACAAGTCGTGGTTTTCAGTCTTGGGGAATGGAAGTTTCTATCAAGCGAGACAACCATCTCAATTGATGTTCTG GTGCTTGACGTGGGAGGGAGATTGGAACGCTGACCTTGTCAAAGAGGCaacagaaaaagggaggagaggtgtATATGGGAAGATTTTGCTCACTGTTTGTGGAGAG AATGAAGCCAGTTTCATCAGCAATATTCCACTTGTGCCAAGAAAATGCTCCAGCCCAGTTGATCACAACAACAGCCATCTTTCTCAAACTCAGCTCAACAACACTGGGATTCAGATGGTAAATGACAAG ATTACAACCCTGAACTCCTCTCAACTTAAAAACAGCATTTGCTATGCTGAGCTTAAAACTGAGACGAcagaaatcaatgactccaatttATCTgagaaacccagtgtttggccCACG GATAAGAcccccagacagacagtgatTGGGAAAAGGGGTCACTTTGCATGGAGCCCTGAACATTGTGATACTActcaggaggaaactggtcaagCATCTTGCTCAAAGAGAAGCAAGTTATATAACTTTGATAAGACTGGAAAGTGGACAACGAATTGCAAAGCAG TTTGTCCATCAAAACGCTGGAGTCACTCCATGGTTCTGAGTGACCCTGAAACCGCCATTGTCATTGGTGGAGAAGCTTCTGAACAGACCCCCTGTCTGGACTCTTTGTGGAAACTGGAGATAG ACAATGACTTTTGGTTCCAAATGAACTCCTTGACCTCTGGAACTGGCCCACTTTGTGCCTGTGGCCACTCTGCAACGTATGACAGTGAATCCAAGGCTCTCTATGTGTATGGTGGGTTGAGGGAGGGCCAGCGCTACAGTGAGCTCTACATTCTCAACACATTAACCTGGAAGTGGAAGCTTGTCACT GCTAAAGGGGATGTGCCCATGTTGGCGTATCACTCTGCAACCATCTACAACAAAGAGCTCTTTGTTTTTGGGGGAGTTCACCCCAGCCACTGTCATGGAGGCAAGACATGCAGTAATGCtctatacatttttaatccAGAGTTTGAGCTCTGGTACCAACCTATCATCGAAGGGGCCCGACCTCTACCTAAATTTGG GCACACAACTACACTTTTGTCTAACCAGTTGCTGATTTTTGGCGGCAGGACGACAGCCTCCTATCTAAATGACCTGCACATTTTGGATCTTG GCTTCATGGAGTACACCGCTGTGAAATATGAGAACATGCCACCACTACCTCGAGG ATATCACGCAGCACTACCAGTGTCACACAACAGGATGATGATCAGTGGAGGTTGCAGTGCTATTGGAGCCCTGCAGGACATCCATATCTTCAATGTGG ACACCAGTATGTGGAGTTCAGTGGTGTCCCCTTTGCTCTGGACCAAGCCGCGCGCTGGACACAGCATGATACATTTGGAAGGTTCTGTCCTATCCAGTGCTGACAAACAGAAGCAGGGGGAGGATGCTAACACCCACTATACCCTGTTGGTGTTTGGGGGCTGCGACTGTGCCGGGACCTTTTACAATGACACAGTGAAGTGCACGTTGGAGATCCCTGACGAAAAGAGGGGACCTTAG